In Carya illinoinensis chloroplast, complete genome, one DNA window encodes the following:
- the rps7 gene encoding ribosomal protein S7: MSRRGTAEEKTAKSDPIYRNRLVNMLVNRILKHGKKSLAYQIIYRAMKKIQQKTETNPLSVLRQAIRGVTPDIAVKARRVGGSTHQVPIEIGSAQGKALAIRWLLGASRKRPGRNMTFKLNSELVDAAKGSGDAIRKKEETHRMAEANRAFAHFR, from the coding sequence ATGTCACGTCGAGGTACTGCAGAAGAAAAAACTGCAAAATCCGATCCAATTTATCGGAATCGATTAGTTAACATGTTGGTTAACCGTATTCTGAAACACGGAAAAAAATCATTGGCTTATCAAATTATCTATCGAGCTATGAAAAAGATTCAACAAAAGACAGAAACGAATCCACTATCTGTTTTACGTCAAGCAATACGTGGAGTAACTCCCGACATAGCAGTAAAAGCAAGACGTGTAGGCGGATCGACTCATCAAGTTCCCATTGAAATAGGATCCGCACAAGGAAAAGCACTTGCCATTCGTTGGTTATTAGGGGCATCCCGAAAACGCCCGGGTCGAAATATGACTTTCAAGTTAAATTCCGAATTAGTGGATGCTGCCAAAGGGAGTGGCGATGCCATACGTAAAAAGGAAGAGACTCATAGAATGGCAGAGGCAAATAGAGCTTTTGCACATTTTCGTTAA
- the ndhb gene encoding NADH dehydrogenase subunit 2: protein MIWHVQNENFILDSTRIFMKAFHLLLFDGSLIFPECILIFGLILLLMIDSTSDQKDIPWLYFISSTSLVMSITALLFRWREEPMISFSGNFQSNNFNEIFQFLILLCSTLCIPLSVEYIECTEMVITEFLLFVLTATLGGMFLCGANDLITIFVAPECFSLCSYLLSGYTKKDVRSNEATMKYLLMGGASSSILVHGFSWLYGSSGGEIELQEIVNGLINTQMYNSPGISIALIFITVGIGFKLSPAPSHQWTPDVYEGVRFVRSPTPVVAFLSVTSKVAASASATRIFDIPFYFSSNEWHLLLEILAILSMIFGNLIAITQTSMKRMLAYSSIGQIGYVIIGIIVGDSNGGYASMITYMLFYISMNLGTFACIVSFGLRTGTDNIRDYAGLYTKDPFLALSFALCLLSLGGLPPLAGFFGKLHLFWCGWQAGLYFLVSIGLLTSVVSIYYYLKIIKLLMTGRNQEITPHVRNYRRSPLSLRSNNSIELSMIVCVIASTIPGISMNPIIEIAQDTLF from the exons ATGATCTGGCATGTACAGAATGAAAACTTCATTCTCGATTCTACGAGAATTTTTATGAAAGCCTTTCATTTGCTTCTCTTCGATGGAAGTTTGATTTTCCCAGAATGTATCCTAATTTTTGGCCTAATTCTTCTTCTGATGATCGATTCAACCTCTGATCAAAAAGATATACCTTGGTTATATTTCATCTCTTCAACAAGTTTAGTAATGAGCATAACGGCCCTATTGTTCCGATGGAGAGAAGAACCTATGATTAGCTTTTCGGGAAATTTCCAAAGTAACAATTTCAACGAAATCTTTCAATTTCTTATTTTACTATGTTCAACTTTATGTATTCCTCTATCCGTAGAGTACATTGAATGTACAGAAATGGTTATAACAGAGTTTCTGTTATTCGTATTAACAGCTACTCTAGGAGGAATGTTTTTATGCGGTGCTAACGATTTAATAACTATCTTTGTAGCTCCAGAATGTTTCAGTTTATGCTCCTACCTATTATCTGGATATACCAAGAAAGATGTACGGTCTAATGAGGCTACTATGAAATATTTACTCATGGGCGGGGCAAGCTCTTCTATTCTGGTTCATGGTTTCTCTTGGCTATATGGTTCATCCGGGGGAGAGATCGAGCTTCAAGAAATAGTGAATGGTCTTATCAATACACAAATGTATAACTCCCCAGGAATTTCAATTGCGCTTATATTCATCACTGTCGGAATTGGGTTCAAGCTTTCCCCAGCCCCTTCTCATCAATGGACTCCTGACGTATACGAAGGAGTGCGGTTCGTTCGA TCTCCCACTCCAGTCGTTGCTTTTCTTTCTGTTACTTCGAAAGTAGCTGCTTCAGCTTCAGCCACTCGAATTTTCGATATTCCTTTTTATTTCTCATCAAACGAATGGCATCTTCTTCTGGAAATCCTAGCTATTCTTAGCATGATATTTGGGAATCTCATTGCTATTACTCAAACAAGCATGAAACGTATGCTTGCGTATTCGTCCATAGGTCAAATCGGATATGTAATTATTGGAATAATTGTTGGAGACTCAAATGGTGGATATGCAAGCATGATAACTTATATGCTGTTCTATATCTCCATGAATCTAGGAACTTTTGCTTGCATTGTATCATTTGGTCTACGTACCGGAACTGATAACATTCGAGATTATGCAGGATTATACACGAAAGATCCTTTTTTGGCTCTCTCTTTCGCCCTATGTCTCTTATCCTTAGGAGGTCTTCCTCCACTAGCAGGTTTTTTCGGAAAACTTCATTTATTCTGGTGTGGATGGCAGGCAGGTCTATATTTCTTGGTTTCAATAGGACTCCTTACGAGCGTTGTTTCTATCTACTATTATCTAAAAATAATCAAGTTATTAATGACTGGACGAAACCAAGAAATAACCCCTCACGTGCGAAATTATAGAAGATCCCCTTTAAGTTTAAGATCAAACAATTCCATCGAATTGAGTATGATTGTATGTGTGATAGCATCTACTATACCAGGAATATCAATGAACCCGATTATTGAAATTGCTCAGGATACCCTTTTTTAG
- the ycf15 gene encoding hypothetical chloroplast RF15, protein MLKHGRIEILDQNIMYG, encoded by the coding sequence CTGCTGAAACACGGAAGAATTGAAATCTTAGATCAAAACATTATGTATGGATGA